A window from Pseudomonas sp. MRSN 12121 encodes these proteins:
- a CDS encoding arsenate reductase ArsC: MSDIHRVLFVCARNDARSLMAEALLRHADAEHFEAFSAGLVASEIDPRALDSLEHIGIVTEGLRSKSLDEFAGQPFHYVIALCDKSSEQIGRIPAAGERMVWNFEDPASSDRHEPFRHALQEIHDRIHMFITVKTRS; this comes from the coding sequence ATGAGCGACATCCACCGCGTGCTGTTCGTCTGCGCCAGAAACGACGCTCGCTCGCTGATGGCCGAGGCGCTGCTGCGCCATGCCGACGCCGAGCACTTCGAAGCCTTCAGCGCCGGCCTGGTGGCCAGCGAGATCGACCCGCGCGCCCTCGATTCCCTGGAGCACATCGGCATCGTCACCGAGGGGCTGCGCAGCAAGTCCCTCGACGAGTTCGCCGGGCAGCCGTTCCACTACGTCATCGCCTTGTGCGACAAATCGTCGGAACAGATCGGGCGCATACCGGCTGCCGGCGAGCGGATGGTGTGGAATTTCGAAGACCCGGCCAGCAGTGACAGGCACGAACCCTTTCGCCACGCCCTGCAGGAAATCCACGATCGGATCCACATGTTCATCACGGTGAAAACCCGATCG